The Elaeis guineensis isolate ETL-2024a chromosome 14, EG11, whole genome shotgun sequence genomic sequence TGATccttttttctttattattatcACATCCCGAATCTAGCATCCGGATCGGGCACGTAATGGCCACACACTTTTTTTAAGGAAAGATCCTAAAAAGTATGTAAGATCTATTTTTTTGTCAATACACAATTCTATGCTCTTCATTGTTCGGTCTCAAGCCCCATAGTATCttctaaatctgaaaaaaaataaaaaagagaggatGAGCTTTACGGACATAAGTTATCAATATCTCTAAGGGATCAAatacaattaaatttttttttttcaaatatacaataatagatataaatatcaatataatttgaattttcaaaataTGCTATGTGAAACAACAAGATTTAAAAATCTCTCTCATTCTTCATTAACTATAGCCATGATTAGTCCCGTGATAAGGGCCAGAAGAGATCAATCCTTGAATACAGAATATCTAATCCATCGATGTGTACCAGTGATCAGCCCTACTAGCTAGGCCCAGAAGGAAACTAGCTTTGAATCACACGTCCATGATTAGCCCCATGACAAGGCAAAAAAATTAGTTCTAAAAACAAACATATGAATGCATCAATGTATACCAGTGATCAGCGTCGATGGGCTAGATCCAAAAGGACTAACTTTGTCAGCGATTAGTCTTGATTGGTAAGGCATATAAGAAATACATTTCTGACGTGTGATCAATGATCAGTTCTATtggctaaaatcagatcataacccAACTAGAGAGTTTTTCTCATCATTTCCACAATAATTGATTTTCATAGCATGATTAGATCATTTTTCATAACAATAGTAATTCAAACTTCcatatcttattttcaaaaaaagcaacaaaatattttttattcaaaaactcATGCAAGGTGAACATgcataatttttatttctaaaaatcaTGCAATATTAATTAATCTCCTTTCCAAGTACCACATAATagatttaaaacaaaaaaaataatttatttcaaattgtAGTTTGCAATAATCATATCAGTCACTTTATGCTTGAACCACAATTTGAATAATCATTTTCATGAGAGCATGCataacataaataattttttaaatccttaaatatttatatatattattttataaaattaatttgaaatatatgataaaaatctCAGAGAATATAGGAAACTTACAGATGATTGAATCCAAAAAATCATGATTTGTGGAATGTGGCCTGATCCTTAAATCTATACTTCTCCCGATCTAGATGAGAAATTCTGTATTAGATTTATTTCATTAAGCAAAAAAAAGAGcagtcaagatttttttttttttttgatctgactcAACCAACTTAAAAAGAAGAGACTCGCTTGGTCTACATCATGATTTGGATCGGATTGTGGGACGAATCTAAACGTCTTAAATCtgtcttctttttttctccttctttttcttttcttcttttctttttttttctttgggatAAACTAATGGGATATCTTCaattgagtttaaacttaaaagtagcttTCTATTTTAGTTTTAAGTAAAAAATACTCTCTATTTGAAATATAACCTAAAAGCAGCTCCTCAAATGGTATGAAATAAAAGAATTGCCTCTATAGTTATAAAGCaacactatactattataaaataatattgtactattataaaataatactgcacTATTATAAAACAGTGCTGcactattataaaatagtactataCTATTATAAGGTAATACTACACTGttacactattataaagtaacaCTAAATTattgtaaagtaatactatactatGACAATGTAATACTaacttattgtaaaaaaatactgtattaatataatacaataaaacaacactgcattattataaaagaatactgtACTAATATAATGTTatactgtcttattataaaaaaatactgcactaatataatataataaaataatactgtattttgtaaagaaatactgtactaatataatataatactaccttattataaaagaatactgtCTTATTGTATAAAAGTATAAAGATAATTTTAGTCAAAAATGAagagttatttttaatttatgtttagAATGAAGAGTTATTTTTACATAAAACTTAACTGGGAGCTGCCCTTAAATTGAAAGTAGAACTAAGGATTTATCCCTagttctctatttttcttctcatttttttagttctctcctctttctttctctctttttctttccttctctccttTCCAAACCAAACCAGCAGCTTCTCAAAGAAAAACAGAGGGAAGGAGGGGTGGGTTGGTGGTGGTCAGAGACCAAGGCGATCGAGAGTGGTGGTGCAACAGCGACGATGATGGGGTGCGGCCGACGGGTTGATTCTGATAGGTATGCTTTTCAAAACTAGAGAGATGAgaagatttgggagaaagagggTCTGTGAGAGACAGCATCTTGATCGCAGTAAATTAGTGGCTGTCGGAGGTGAGAAAGAAGGGAGTGGGAAGCTTTGGTGGTGGATCGACTAAGAGGAGGGGTGGTGGGATTTAAGAGGAAGAGGCGGAAGGGGATAAACTCGATTGTTGTTGGATAAGGCCGGACTTCACCTGTGTATCCCATCCAATGACCTCTCCCAGATTCTCACATCGTTTCATATTTGACACTGATACTGATTTTAGTTGTAAGACCTTGGATTCATTGATTTCACCTTCTGTGCCACCCAAGCCATTCCGACCAATCCACTTCAGCCACCTACACCATCAATTTTGTCCATCTATCTTATACAAGACCCAAAATGATTCAGTTTTATCCATTAAATCAGCTGCCCAAACTTGATAAATATCTCCTTAACTCAcgcaaatgaaaagaaaaaattgaaaatttagtGAAGATTCTAATCAAATGAAGActcacttctcttcttcttcctgatATCCATCAGATCTTTAATGAGAAGAAAACTTGAAAGCTTGGGATGCGTTtggttatattttttgatttttgatttttactttctAATCGGtactttttagttttttttttttttactatagaacaaaagcaaaaaaagcaaaaagtatgtttggtTACGCCTCATTTGGCCTCATGTGCATACCTTCCACGACGTGCATTGCCTCCTCCAACCGCCCAGCTCGGCCAAGCAGATCCACCACACATCCATAGTGCTCAACCCTCATAGGAATGTCATAAGCTTTCTTCATGAGATCATAGTACATGAAACCTTCATCTACCAAACCTGCATGGCTGCAGGCAGCAAGCACACCCGCAAAACTGACACCATCGGGCTCAAACCCTCCCCTCTGCATCATATCAAAGTGCTCAAGAGCCTCCCTGCAGCACCCATTGATTGCAATCACTGAATTCCATGAAACCACAGTTCTGTTAGGCATTCGTTCAAACAGTTGATGAGCAAAATTCCATGAAACCATCGATCACTGCCGTCCCAGACACCCTGTCCCTTTTTGGCATTTCGTTAAACATAGAGATAGCCTGATCAACATCGCCATTCCTCATGTACTCGGCGATCATAGTGTTGCGAGAGACCAAGTTCCTAGTGGGCATTCGCTCGAACACTCCGCGGGCCAGATCCGCCTGTCCGCACTTCGCATACATGTCGACGAGAGCAATGGCGAGGACAGGCGGCTCGTGATCGCCGCCGCAGCGGCCGGGGGTGGGGCGGCACTTGAGGGCGTGGGCGTGGAGGGCGCGGCCCAGAGGTAGGGCGTTAGGGGGACGACGGGAAGTCGGCGCAGGCGGAGAGGAGGGTGACGAGCGTGACATGGTTGGGCTAGATGCCGGTGGCAAGCATGCGAGAGAAAGCAGCGGCCGCGTCGGGTAGAAGGCTGCGCCGGGCGAGACGGGCGATGACAGTGGTCCACGAGACGACGTCTCGTGGGGGGATCGGTTATGTTCGACCAACGGAAGACAGACGAAGGGTCTTTGGGGAGGAGAGAAGAAGCAAAAGCAATTTttaggaagcaaaaaaaaattgcttTCCACGTAAagcaaatatttaaattttttaaatttttttatttttattttttgaattatcatcaaatactattttttgatttttattttttaaaaattaaaaaaaaaaaaaaaaaaaaaaaaaaaaaaagtagggactaaccaaatgcacccttagcTAAGATCCTAGTCAttcccttcttcctcttcccaTCAGACCTTTTAGAACCCATTTCCACCATTTGAGCACCGTTCAATGTTCAGATTCAACATGCTACATGCTTCCACACCCTTTCTCTAAACCATTACAAGCCATCCATCAAGGATATCAGGAAGGAGCAAGAAGAATTTGCTCCCCTTTACTTGAGAGATGTCTACTATAGCTCCAATGAAGATCTCATTTAAGCAGTGGAAGCACCTGGAGGAACcggctttcctttttttttatattagcaCATCggagtcagaaaataaaatattataaaattgaaTAGAAAGAAACTTAAAAAAAACTAGGATCATGTTTTCTTAGTTCAAATTGATCCTGATTTTACAATTGGAAATATTAAGAGGAGGAAATCTTTCCTTTTATACAAGTCATGGGCCTTAGACTTGCAAGAAAGAAAATTAGGGTATTTTTAAACTGAGGTCAGATTTTATTAGACTAAATTAAGCTCGATTCTTTTAAATGGGAAGGGGATTTGTATTAACACAACCAGCACATCTTAAGATTTGTAAGGTATGTATATCTAGAAGCTATAACAGAAACCAACAAATAAAACATCAATGTCAGTTATGTGCAATTTGAGAATGTTATGAAGTTGaacatagatataaatatgaggaATCAAATCACCAAGTCCAAGTTTCGGCATGGTGTTTATATGACAATAATAgagtaatgaaaaattttagcATGCATTGACTGTTTAGATATGCTTCTTTATATGATTACTAGAAAACTATTTGTGATAACAAAGGCATAGATTTGGCTAATTTGAgtcttaaccaaaaaaaaaaaaaaaagataagacttAAATTAGCCAAATCTAAGCCAATTATGTAATCATCAATCTGATAGGTGTGTATAAACATGCATAATGCACTAAGAAAGCATCTATTATCAAAATATGCATGATATATGGGCACTCAAAATTTTACATTTCTTAAATCCCCCAAAAAATTATACTTGCATGATATGTACTGGCTCATGCGTAATGTACCAACAAAAGCATCTATGTTCAACATATGCATGACATGCGGGGGTTCAAAATTCCTTAATTCccaaaagaaaaaattacatgtCTTGCAAATGGTCCATTCTATTTACATGATATTTATTGCCTGTTTATTTTTTTGAGTGCTGGACCTATAAGAGGGCTCTAAGGAGTAAGGTGCTACCTAACTATGTTAAAATTTCTTGACTAAGATATTCCAAATTAACATAACTGGActgaatattatttttgagaaaaaaatcaagcaaTTTTATGAACCAAGTATAGTAAGTAGGCAATAATCTCAATCTCAATCATGCACTCAGGCCTACCTTCCATCCAATCTACATGAAGTTATGGATTCTTGGAGGACCTTGGTAGTAATAGTCTTGCAGACAATATATTGGCGCATTTCACATTCCCATCTTGAAGCTTCTTTGTGTCGTTTGATATTATATATTGCATAGAAACAATGGAATAATATCTTTTAGCATAAATTGTCCGTGAGATATCTTCTTGCAAAAGGCATTGTATTCTAATATTCTTTTTTAAACTTCGGTTTCCAAATTGGTATCAGGCACTGGTGCAAAGTATTTCTTGCACCGAATGGCACACTAAAAGTAATTAGGGATGTTGCTGTTGGAGTAAAGGTTCATACATCAAAAAATGAACCTTTTCGACCAGCTTTATGCCCGTGTTGTAGCTGGCCAGGTAGCCTGCAATGCATGCAAGATGATTCAAGACGAGATGGTACATCACCTCAAGAACCAAACCAAGCTGATTGATTTCATCAAGTTAGCTCGGTAGGTGTTTTAATGTTAACTCATTTAATTTCAACTTTTGTTTTAAAAAAACTTATTCATTGGCTTGACTTTGACCAAAGAGGTGGTTCCACCTAATTAAACCCAAATCTTATTGATTTATATTATACAGTATTTATCTAACATTTGGAGGTAAAGCGCGTAATCTCATAGTTTATTATTATACCATACACTAATACTTATCTTAGTTTTGGTTTTGTCCAATAAAATATTagattctcttctctc encodes the following:
- the LOC109506614 gene encoding pentatricopeptide repeat-containing protein At1g05750, chloroplastic — protein: MVSWNFAHQLFERMPNRTVVSWNSVIAINGCCREALEHFDMMQRGGFEPDGVSFAGVLAACSHAGLVDEGFMYYDLMKKAYDIPMRVEHYGCVVDLLGRAGRLEEAMHVVEDLEDTMGLETEQ